The sequence ttcaaacggtataacgcaatgatgactgccgtgatgtccgtttctcaactacacttctaccccaatccgagacttaactaattgtagactagaaatcaagatatagttttgataactgaatttgacaacaagcttaagatagcaacacttgtgagttcgaccgagaaatgctctaaagaTCTcctccttgtcaattttagtgacaaaactatcaatgcatatggataaaaaaaaattaaagcttcaaaaactccttgaatccaccaagcttgatttccttggtttcttcaactccttgaattcttcgttacttcaagttgcaatgattctgaacgtgttcaactcaacatcattgttgttgaagatctgtaacaataacaactttgaaaacatatattctcaatcgtttttttttttgttgcttaatCGTAAAATTTTATTAccaaatatttcaccaaatgTACAAGATAGCCAATAATTTTTAAAAGGCTAAAAAAAAATGACTCAAGAATACATTTTATGCTAAGGATCAAGGAAATATAAAATAAGATGTATATGCACACTTTATAACATCTATGAAATTTGGTTTTCACATATAAACAACAACCTCCCCCTTATTAAGATTAGCTCCTCTTTTAGCCAATTTATCAGGTGAAAAGTTAACTTCCCTGTATGAATGTATGAATGAAGTATTTCTCAGATTTCCAACtactttcttccatctattcaaTACAATCCAAGGTATTTTTCCACCTGCAAAAGCTGTTAATATTGCTCTTGAATCTACACCGAAGCATACATTCAGGAATTGTCTTTGTATTGCCCATTCACCTGCCACTACTAATGCCATAAATTCTGCCACATAGTTAGTAGCTATACCCAACCCCCCTGACATTGCACCCACACAACCACCATCACTGTTTTTACCAATAAATCCAAAACCAGCCATACCCAGATTTCCCTTTGCAGTACCAatatattctcaatcgtcgttatgcaaaaacataatattattatcttctccaaatttCACTGTATCACAGCTTGAAGTaacactacggtgatatgtttctcccccttaattaatacttacatcttttgcataataggcaaaacctatagattattgattcactcccccttacataatgatccgtaaaccatatgtatgtggtgcaaaactactaattaattctccatctttttgtcaataaaaattggcaaaggtacgaaaatcatgggatcgtaatgaattcaacTAAAAGATACTTCAGGATTTAAAGAGAATTACATATCcactttatttagatgatatcacatagtatgaaatacttagcgctcatctaggagatttaagatacaaacaTCCCTTatatattccacagccacacaccccacaaatatgtagcaattaagcacaagttcatttaagaactctcccccatttgatgacATTCCGAAGAGAATAACATtgttaatggtggattttcgacaaaggctaaaatcgtaaaatcatgatactgcatgtttctgacacgacttcagaaatatatgtgaaactcatattttatgatccatgaaccatttcacgatctctgactgaacGAACATCCTCTTAGAGCTATGATTATGTTATTCGTAAAGCCTCTCATCTGAGCTTTTCGAcacttcgcatatttcatcagcacctctacgtagaatcaaaatgattggacggctcctagacatattgcatgctagtataaagtgttaacgtcttcaggacgtcacattgtttgttgttccctgattatgtagggagaatgtgtatagaatctcttaacgattggacggctcctagacatattgcatgctagtgtagagcgctaacgtcttcaggatgtcacaCTGTtttttgttccctgactatacacgacCAATATTCAGAACGATATGATGCTTCcatcatctcatacctcgattctcgaataaactcgctcatgaaaactccttcatttgagcaaactccctcgtttgagcaaaactctcagtttctccatatttccttcacGCATtggaaaataattaaaataagaaaAGGCGTCACGGGGCCGGGCCtactagtcggccggccatgccctagccgtggccgatctCACACCTTatgatcccttattttattattattattatttccttcatctcatgaaactcctccgtttgagaaaaaccctggtttttccatattttctcaaatattgctcaaactgtcaaaagccaaaaagtcaaatggtcacatgaccgactaggcttctcacgAATTTTAATATTGCTAAAATATTGACCgcacgagcaaagtcctactttctcattcgagcaaaatcgagagtttcagtcaagatcaaactcttttgaaaatccaaaattttCGTCGAACgcgcgtcagaaaatatcaaaattctgaaAATTGAGACACAGacaatatggtgacacgggcatgccaccttgaccgaccaaggtcggctcTTAGGCTTGCAAGGAAACGGTCACACAtgatttaacaattttgacctaattaatattctacagttcatattgggttcaaactctttccaaccaacttggaacttcTTTAATCGACCACcaaatggtcccacgaccaccaagggacggtttcataccccttggttagtccctcatctctccataattaggttttatcgcctaacgctcagacgagcactatttcaataaatgattaaactagcatttaatcatcctttcaccaactggtctacaaaggactttggtgcatgctcacacgagcacctgggcgttacatggtcggccatcaccccatgtagccggtccctctatcacttagtgattgattttcagtaaatcatcaattgatcaacaatcgatcaaaattagtgtTTTGAACTGAATgttctgcaaatcataattttgagcaagttcaagcactaataattttatgttgatccaagaatcaacatcttgattaattatataatattcggtccagctgccaatattttatatttatattttatttggtcatactattgtatgggctgtcgtaggctcaacaaattattaaatatatttcccactaattaactggtaatatagcggtagcaagagatcgttcccacagagagctgtgtaattgataggttatttgtattagcaagataaagtaaataccaAAGGGgggatttggttttaaaattgataaaaagataataataaaagaaagatgatcaaggaatccttcgtcgttaccaagcgatagctggattaatatacttatctattgttcataagaaccattcatcaccaaccgtggaataatagCTAGCTCAGTAttatccccaaaactcattttaccacggatacggaagctctccaatatcagattctattcaactaaacaaccaagtagtagctcactcaaggtgtaatccaatcgaacactttaagctttgtgaattaggttgatcccagtagttaaactcttagctcaaggtttacttgctggtgttatcttcacacacgattgctacacagaatccctctgtaaggtctcgcgatttctgcttgtgtagagagttaatcgacgattacttatctcataacttccactagcaatagaacaatcaatatatTGATTtagtaggcctcccaaatcaatataagaatcactcataaaccctagatacggtaaagacaaacgatgatgataagaactctcaatagatttgtattattaataaagcttcatgcttagaacattgaattcatccttaatcaacaaaggattcagctactcatattacaaagaagatgaagaatggtggttttccccctaaaggggtaaatccTAGAtttttgatgtaaaacttgtgatatgagattcaatttttcttttacataacctaatacctttttataggtttacattgcttggtctcaaagtatatttagttaggtttaagaacccgacccgaaaatatgacctaacgacttcaaatgtgcccttaggccttccaaggtgtgaatacacgtttcccatttgataagttcgcgtacccagtccgcggacttcactgtcttcggtattaaACGAAAACTGTTTTGACCACAacctcttcatccgaactcggaatgtcctcattctttttgaattctttttatatttcaattttattcaagatggtgatgagaaatccttaatttgaatgagttaagatcggtctttggcctttgttttgattatgagcgttttgctccttttcgtcgcacttcttccacttctcttggacttgggcgcttggatacttgggatacttattttcttagctcttttcagaactttgtatctcctttttggatgattcacctaattgatacaaataaaacaaaatcaaagtaataatacgaaaatatgcaagaataataactaaaacaagtatgaaatggacactaaaatcatatgaattatgcacttataaaattcccccacacttagcttttgctagtcatcgagcaaactaaataaaactaatcctaaatacaataactccatgtcgtgaggatacagttactcttagcatgaataacaggcctttaaacccctgggtgtccctagtggacgagttatagtctcgtgagggtttacaagaggtatacccacaaaacctactccaatatctcgccttggaagaaccactaaggatagacacaaagtagaaagccaaataattagtttgcatatgttctttagctgcaaacatcccacatacattccaatcatcacacattagCAATGACTtatgtgtgacattca comes from Papaver somniferum cultivar HN1 chromosome 7, ASM357369v1, whole genome shotgun sequence and encodes:
- the LOC113294838 gene encoding uncharacterized protein LOC113294838; translated protein: MAGFGFIGKNSDGGCVGAMSGGLGIATNYVAEFMALVVAGEWAIQRQFLNVCFGVDSRAILTAFAGGKIPWIVLNRWKKVVGNLRNTSFIHSYREVNFSPDKLAKRGANLNKGEVVVYM